One Bacteroidales bacterium DNA segment encodes these proteins:
- a CDS encoding MMPL family transporter: MKSIAKATIKLRWLILILVVGLTTYLAYQIKDMHINSDVVSSLPDDDPAASLYKDIGEKFGGNYMGMIILETEDVFQTKTLEHVKQITDSLLVSEGVSTVTSLTNIIDIKSSEFGIEIGKLVDEYDLPVTEDELKSLKDRVMSKEMYKGNIVSEDGKATLIMFTLLNDVDKQTVAKNIKYKILKIGLQEKLYFGGIPMMINDIEDLIATDIIRLIPVVILLMIIILFLSFRSFRGVLLPLLSAGISVIWTLGIMVLLNYDLTLITNNMPIILLAVGTAYTIHVLNRIDKEMQNDPKKAIIKGLSYVMIPVILAALTTVIGFVSFIFGAYLIMIRDFGLFTALGTFLALLLSIFFVPALTSIFLSKIKKKEINNDNRFMSKRILKPLVNLLFKHPKYTLNTWIILLLISIGGIFLIKTSVNMQLYFKKNNSSRLTEDILQKDFGGSQPVFVVFKGDMQSPEVLKMMKKTQNYMKANPQISMTQSVADLIEDMNDAMEEGKRIPDEKEKIEQLWFLLEGQDIMSQLVTYELDEGIIQSKFASSDSEDMEKFIAYMNVFINKNSSENCKIELTGMPSVYTTMNNSLINSQFSSLAIAIIMVLIIIGIMLKSFSKGIYAVIPIISTIIILFGFMGYTGISLDIATVLVASVALGIGIDYSIHVITHFNHSFKETNNINKALEDTIMISGKAILINVLSVTGGFLVLLFSQMVPLQNFGLLVAISMIGSGMGSLTLLPVILILTTRKKINN; the protein is encoded by the coding sequence ATGAAATCAATTGCAAAAGCAACAATTAAATTAAGATGGCTCATATTGATCCTCGTGGTCGGATTAACAACATACTTGGCATATCAAATCAAAGACATGCACATAAATTCTGATGTTGTCAGTTCTTTGCCCGATGACGACCCGGCAGCATCACTCTATAAAGATATCGGAGAAAAATTCGGCGGTAATTATATGGGTATGATAATACTCGAAACAGAAGACGTATTTCAAACCAAAACATTGGAACACGTTAAGCAAATTACAGATTCTCTTTTGGTTTCAGAAGGTGTCTCAACAGTTACAAGTTTAACGAATATCATTGATATTAAGAGCAGCGAATTTGGTATTGAGATCGGTAAATTGGTTGACGAATACGATTTGCCTGTTACAGAGGATGAACTGAAAAGTCTTAAAGACAGAGTAATGTCAAAAGAAATGTATAAAGGAAATATTGTTTCTGAAGACGGGAAAGCAACTCTTATAATGTTTACCTTATTAAATGATGTTGATAAACAAACAGTTGCTAAAAATATAAAATATAAAATTCTTAAAATTGGTTTGCAAGAGAAATTATATTTCGGAGGTATCCCTATGATGATCAACGACATTGAAGATTTAATTGCTACCGACATTATAAGATTAATTCCTGTTGTAATCTTATTAATGATCATTATCCTTTTTCTCAGTTTCAGATCATTCAGAGGTGTACTTCTGCCTCTCCTGTCTGCAGGTATTTCAGTAATTTGGACTCTCGGAATAATGGTTTTACTCAACTATGATCTGACTTTGATCACTAATAATATGCCTATCATACTGTTGGCAGTCGGAACAGCATATACAATTCATGTTTTGAACCGCATTGATAAAGAAATGCAAAATGATCCGAAAAAAGCAATTATAAAAGGCCTGTCTTATGTTATGATTCCGGTCATACTTGCAGCATTGACAACTGTAATCGGATTCGTATCATTTATATTCGGAGCATATTTGATAATGATTCGTGATTTTGGTTTATTTACTGCTCTCGGAACATTCTTGGCATTGCTTTTATCAATATTCTTTGTGCCGGCACTTACATCAATATTCTTATCGAAAATTAAGAAAAAAGAAATTAACAATGATAACAGATTTATGTCCAAAAGGATATTAAAACCTTTAGTTAACTTACTGTTTAAACATCCCAAATATACACTTAATACATGGATCATTTTACTATTGATCAGTATAGGAGGCATTTTCCTCATCAAAACAAGTGTAAATATGCAGTTATACTTTAAAAAGAATAATTCATCTCGATTAACGGAAGATATATTGCAAAAAGATTTTGGAGGATCGCAACCTGTATTTGTTGTTTTTAAAGGAGATATGCAAAGCCCGGAAGTCTTAAAAATGATGAAGAAGACTCAAAATTACATGAAAGCAAATCCGCAGATAAGCATGACACAATCTGTAGCAGACTTAATTGAAGATATGAACGATGCAATGGAAGAGGGCAAACGAATTCCTGATGAAAAAGAAAAAATCGAACAACTCTGGTTCTTACTTGAAGGACAAGATATCATGTCGCAATTGGTTACATATGAATTAGATGAAGGTATTATACAATCAAAATTTGCATCTTCAGATTCAGAAGATATGGAAAAATTCATCGCTTACATGAATGTTTTTATCAATAAAAATTCAAGCGAAAATTGTAAAATAGAATTAACCGGTATGCCGTCTGTCTATACAACGATGAACAACAGCCTAATAAACAGCCAGTTCAGCAGTCTTGCTATTGCTATTATTATGGTATTGATTATTATCGGAATTATGCTTAAGTCATTCTCTAAAGGTATTTATGCCGTAATCCCTATCATAAGTACAATTATTATATTATTCGGTTTTATGGGCTACACCGGAATATCATTAGACATTGCAACGGTTCTTGTTGCGAGTGTTGCACTGGGCATCGGTATTGATTACTCCATTCATGTAATCACACATTTTAATCATTCTTTCAAGGAAACAAATAATATTAATAAAGCATTGGAAGATACCATAATGATAAGCGGTAAAGCTATTTTGATAAATGTTTTATCTGTTACCGGAGGATTTTTGGTTTTACTGTTCTCACAAATGGTACCACTTCAAAATTTCGGGCTTTTAGTAGCCATAAGTATGATAGGTTCCGGAATGGGTTCATTAACATTGCTTCCGGTCATTTTAATATTAACAACTCGGAAAAAAATAAATAACTAA
- a CDS encoding outer membrane lipoprotein-sorting protein: MKNFKMKLFALTGLIILSSIFTLKAQDADAILKKVDAVMFSAKDMKGKTKIILINKAGKQSTREAVIIQKGNDKRLFRFTAPASQAGIATLSLPNDIMYLYLPSFGKERRISSSVKSQKFAGTDFTYDDMEAISYTKKYTPKYIKTEGNTFVLELKPKSPKSQYSKIIVKIHKTNYYPTFMEFYDKGNKKIKSATYSFKKNGKYWNPYEIVMKDIKNGHITKMISSSVQYDTGLTDDDFTVRKLKQ, encoded by the coding sequence ATGAAAAACTTTAAAATGAAACTATTCGCCTTAACCGGCTTGATTATTCTGTCAAGTATCTTTACATTAAAAGCACAAGACGCCGATGCAATCCTAAAGAAAGTAGATGCTGTAATGTTTTCAGCCAAAGATATGAAAGGAAAAACAAAGATTATATTAATCAATAAAGCGGGAAAACAAAGTACAAGAGAAGCTGTAATTATACAAAAAGGGAATGATAAACGTTTATTCAGATTCACGGCTCCGGCATCGCAAGCAGGTATAGCAACTTTATCGCTGCCGAATGACATCATGTATTTATATCTGCCGTCATTCGGTAAAGAACGAAGAATATCATCTTCGGTAAAAAGTCAGAAATTTGCCGGCACCGATTTTACCTATGACGATATGGAAGCAATTTCCTATACTAAAAAGTATACACCAAAATATATAAAAACTGAAGGAAATACTTTTGTTCTGGAATTAAAACCAAAATCTCCAAAATCACAATATTCAAAGATTATCGTAAAGATTCATAAAACAAATTACTACCCAACTTTTATGGAATTTTATGATAAAGGCAATAAGAAAATAAAATCGGCAACATACTCATTCAAAAAGAACGGAAAATATTGGAACCCTTATGAGATTGTAATGAAAGACATAAAAAATGGACATATAACAAAAATGATATCTTCTTCAGTGCAATATGACACCGGATTAACTGATGATGATTTCACTGTCAGAAAACTTAAACAATAA
- a CDS encoding TetR/AcrR family transcriptional regulator, producing the protein MSELKIDKTREKIIQVAEKLFGRFGFYKTSMDEIAKIARKAKGSLYYHFSSKEELFKEVVAKEIRHLKNELSSIINNESLNSKQKIKQYLLKRMEVLSEASNYHETIKADLYEHFEFIDDIRASFDNWEKQKIKESIEAGINTNEFDVKIEEIDAIIDVFLMVLKGLEIPFFIQGNYQKYSPYLGDMLNILIKGISK; encoded by the coding sequence ATGTCGGAATTGAAAATTGATAAAACCCGCGAGAAAATCATACAAGTAGCTGAAAAACTATTCGGGCGATTTGGGTTTTATAAAACATCCATGGATGAAATTGCAAAAATAGCTCGAAAAGCAAAAGGTTCTTTATATTATCATTTTTCAAGTAAAGAAGAGTTATTTAAAGAAGTAGTTGCAAAAGAAATCCGACATTTAAAAAATGAATTATCAAGTATAATTAATAATGAATCATTAAATTCAAAGCAAAAAATCAAACAATACCTGTTAAAGAGAATGGAAGTTTTAAGTGAAGCTTCAAATTATCACGAAACAATTAAAGCTGATCTTTATGAACATTTTGAATTTATTGATGACATCAGGGCAAGTTTCGATAATTGGGAAAAGCAAAAAATAAAGGAATCAATTGAAGCAGGCATCAATACAAATGAATTTGATGTAAAAATTGAAGAGATTGATGCAATTATTGATGTATTCCTCATGGTTTTAAAAGGATTAGAAATTCCTTTTTTTATACAAGGGAATTATCAAAAATATTCACCTTATTTGGGAGATATGCTTAATATTTTGATAAAAGGGATTTCAAAATAA
- a CDS encoding patatin-like phospholipase family protein translates to MKKPISLVLSSGGARGLAHIGVIEELEKQGFEIKSIAGTSMGALIAGLYAMDKLQEYKEWVLTLDKLDIFRLIDFTFSSQGLIKGDRIFKKMKTFIADKNIEDLKIPFTAVATDITNEKEVIFSKGSVYDAVRASIAIPTVFTPVKKENILLVDGGVLNPIPISIVKRTKGDILVAVNVYADIPYEKKKKHTEKQKKVQLIYEKNIKKFREKLNEILPKSDKPKLGYFKLIDASTTAMIHQISKMTLERYNPDILVNISKDAGNTFDFYRAEELIEIGREAAVKSINRYEN, encoded by the coding sequence ATGAAAAAACCAATATCTTTAGTTTTATCAAGCGGAGGAGCAAGAGGCTTGGCTCATATAGGAGTTATTGAAGAACTTGAAAAGCAAGGTTTTGAAATAAAATCAATTGCCGGAACTTCAATGGGAGCATTAATAGCAGGCCTGTATGCTATGGATAAATTGCAAGAATATAAAGAGTGGGTTTTGACATTAGATAAATTAGATATTTTCAGACTTATAGATTTCACTTTCAGTTCACAAGGTTTAATAAAAGGTGACCGAATTTTTAAGAAAATGAAAACCTTTATTGCCGATAAAAACATTGAAGACCTTAAAATACCTTTTACAGCGGTTGCAACAGACATTACAAACGAAAAAGAAGTTATTTTTTCAAAAGGCAGTGTGTATGATGCTGTACGAGCTTCAATTGCAATTCCTACAGTTTTTACACCTGTGAAAAAAGAAAATATTTTATTGGTTGACGGAGGAGTTCTGAATCCTATACCCATAAGCATAGTAAAAAGAACCAAAGGAGATATTCTTGTTGCAGTTAATGTTTATGCGGATATTCCTTATGAAAAGAAAAAAAAGCATACAGAAAAGCAAAAAAAAGTCCAACTTATTTATGAAAAAAACATAAAGAAATTCAGAGAAAAACTAAATGAAATATTACCAAAGAGTGATAAACCAAAATTAGGCTATTTTAAACTCATAGATGCATCAACAACAGCAATGATTCACCAAATTTCAAAAATGACTTTGGAAAGATACAATCCTGATATTCTTGTAAATATATCGAAAGATGCAGGCAATACTTTTGATTTTTACAGGGCAGAAGAATTGATTGAAATTGGCAGAGAAGCAGCTGTAAAAAGTATTAACCGATATGAAAATTAA